A section of the Scyliorhinus torazame isolate Kashiwa2021f chromosome 21, sScyTor2.1, whole genome shotgun sequence genome encodes:
- the LOC140398416 gene encoding phosphoethanolamine/phosphocholine phosphatase-like produces the protein MNKFLIVFDFDETIIQHNSDYVVLKCSPDQILPEDLLKPPEDGQWHEYMNKVLQYLYEKGVKEENMRKVLAETPLTKEMLTLFQFLRESSDLFECIIISDANTFFINTILEANDLSTVFQKIYTNPASIDSNNALVINPYHSHVCQQCPINMCKRQILHDHLVERAEEEVEFEKIFYVGDGTNDFCPSVFLTATDVIFPRKNYPLHHLISEVKMTEASAFQAPVVPWESAEDIMLFLQDCTGK, from the coding sequence ATGAACAAGTTTCTCATTGTATTTGATTTTGATGAAACCATCATTCAACACAATTCTGATTATGTCGTCCTCAAATGTAGTCCTGACCAAATTCTTCCAGAAGATTTGCTGAAACCCCCGGAAGATGGACAATGGCATGAATATATGAACAAGGTACTCCAGTACCTGTATGAAAAGGGTGTCAAGGAAGAAAACATGAGAAAGGTTCTAGCAGAAACCCCACTCACTAAAgagatgttaactctgtttcaGTTTCTGAGAGAGTCTTCAGATTTATTTGAATGCATTATTATCTCGGATGCCAACACTTTTTTTATCAATACCATTCTTGAAGCAAATGATCTATCCACTGTATTCCAGAAAATATACACAAATCCTGCAAGTATTGACAGCAATAATGCCTTAGTGATAAACCCTTACCACTCCCACGTGTGTCAGCAGTGTCCCATCAATATGTGCAAAAGACAGATCCTACATGATCACCTGGTAGAACGTGCTGAGGAAGAAGTTGAGTTTGAGAAGATCTTCTACGTTGGAGATGGCACCAATGATTTCTGCCCTTCCGTATTCTTGACGGCAACAGATGTCATCTTCCCAAGGAAGAATTATCCTTTGCATCACTTGATCTCCGAGGTCAAAATGACAGAAGCCTCTGCATTTCAAGCTCCAGTGGTTCCGTGGGAGTCTGCAGAAGATATAATGCTTTTCCTTCAAGATTGCACAGGGAAATAA